The window CGCCGGTGCAGCAGGCCGGAATGCAAACGGGCACTTCCACCACGCAGCACGCGCAGGGATCCTTGACCTGCAGGATCATTTCCATCCGCTTGCAGGGATCAAAGCAGCCACAGCCCCGGTGATTTCGGTAGCAAATGTTCCGCGGGCAGCATTTCACTGGTTCGCAAGTCGCCACTTTTACCGCAGGTGCGGCGGGCGCTGCAGCAGGAGCCGGCTGAACTGCAGTTGCGGCTTCGGCTGAAACAATTGCCGACAAAACCAAAAGGGCCGGCATCATCATTCGCATCAGACTCATGTTGAAACTCCTGGTCACTACAAACAGCACAATCTGCACAAACTTTGCCGCCTCAACTGACCTAACGATAGTTCGCAGAGTGCCCATCGGCTAGGGGGAGTGTGAGCAGAGCGGAGCCTGGAAACAGCAGCATAGGCGCTGTCACGACGTCTCTTCCCCAGCCCCTAGCTCCTAGTTCCTCGTCCCCGATTTGCCTCCTCCCGTTTCTCGACCTAGGTTTCAGGTGCGGCACACACCGCTCTTATCTGTTTGATCTATTCCAAATCCCGACCAGCATAGGCCTCACGTGGCGAATATCCATTCTCTGCCCGTTGCCAGCGAACCGCTTCGCGCGGTGGCTTCCCAGCTGCGGGAGGAGTTCACTTCGTTCGACCGCCTGATGAACGACGTCTTCGCTGACGTCGAGCAACTCCGCGATCAACTGCAGTTGAAGATCGCCGAGGTCGACGATGCTCGGCAGCGGCTCGCCGAGCGAGGCCGGCAACTCGCCGATCAACGCAAGGAAAGTGGCCGGCTATCGCATCAGCTCGAACATCAGGAAGCTCGCCTCGACGCTGCCGTCGAAGAACTCCGCCAGTTGCGACAACAAAGCGAACAAGAACGGCTTACGGCGAAAGATCGCGAAGACCGGCTGCAGGCCCTGTGCAACGAGCAGCTCGTCAATCTGAACGGCGAACGCGATCGCTTGATTGCTCGCCTGAATGAATTGGAAAGCCGGCCCGTCGTTCAGCAGTTCGAGGCAGGGCCGCCGCAGAGTGTATCACTGTCGGATGATTCACTCCTGACGGTTCTCTCGCAAATCGAAGCCGTCCGGCAGGACGTACTTTCAACGCGCACCGAAATCACCGATGCCGTCGGCCGCGTCTCGGTTCCCGTCGAAGCCGTCGCCTCGCCCGCTTCCACTGCCCAGTTGACAGATGTGCTCGCGCAACTCGAACTGCTCCGCCAGGAGCAGCGGACGCTGGAAAAGTCGCACAGCGAAGTTCTTCGCGAACGCGATCGGCTGGAAGGCGAGCTAGAACTCGTCCGCACTCGTGCTTGCGAACTGCAGGAAGTTGTCGCCGAACAACAAGATCAACTCGCGCAGCAGCACGACGATGTCTCCGACGAACTCCGTCAGCTGAAGAGCGTGATCGAGAGTCAGCTCTCTTCGATCCAGCGTAAGAGTCAACCCTTCGAACGTTTTGCGGCGGCGCCTCAGCAACAGCCGCAACCCACGGCTGCGGCGAACGTGACCCAACCGAATGTCGAACCAGCGGAAGCCCCTCCTGCCGATCCTGTCGTGAATTCTGTGATGGCCCAGTTCGCTCGGCTGCAAAAGGATGTCGCCAGCCGGCGGAAGAAGAAGTAGTCCCTGGTATTTCTGGTGCGTAGGCGCGGAGTTGCCAATGAATTCGGTGATGAACACAACCTGGCTGACGAGTTTTCCGACGTGGGCGTGGGACCAAGTCTCGCGCTTCCGCGCGAAAGATCCGCCGGCGCAACAGCCGTTGTCGATCGAGAGCATCATTGCCTCGGCTGAACAATCGGGTGAGCCAGAGACGGATCTCGTGCTGCAGATGATTTCGCAGGGTCGCTATTCGCTGCTGCTGCGGCCACAAATTGCCACGAACTTGCGGACCGATCAATTGCACTCGGCCGAGGAAGCACTCGACGCGACCATGTCTTGCGTTCCCGCCGGTCCCGTCATCATGCGGCCACGGCGGTTTGAGGATCTGGATGAACTCGAGCTCGCGCGGAGCGAACGAATCGTCGACGTCGACGGCTACTTTCTCGATCGCTATCCCGTGACGAACGAGCAGTACTTGAAGTTTGTGCAGGATGGCGGCTACGAACAGATGAATTTGTGGGACGCCACCATCTGGCCCGCCGTACTGGGGTTTACCGACAGCTCTGGTTTATCTGGCCCCCGCTATTGGAAGCATGGCAGACCGACTGATCCAAAGCTGCCGCATCCGGTGGTCGGCATCTGTTGGTATGAAGCAGCCGCATACGCACGCTGGGCCGGCAAACGCCTGGCATCCGATCCCGAATGGGTGAAGGCTGGGGCTTGGCCAATCGTCGCCGACAATGCGTCTCCGCAGCAACGGCGCTATCCCTGGGGCGATGCTCTCGATCGCAAGCTGGCTCACGTGTGGGGCAGCGGCGCTGACGATACGACTAGCACGCGCGCTCATGCGGGTGGCGCGAGTGTTGGCGGTGTGAACGATCTGTGTGGCAACGTCTGGGAATGGACGAGCACCAGCTTCGGCGTGTGGGATCTCGCCAATCTCAAGATCGAAACGGCGACACCGATGCGGAGTATTCGCGGCGGCGCTTTCGACACCTACTTTGATTCGCAATGTCACCTTCACTTTCAGAGCGGTGAAAGCCCGCTCGCCCGCAAGCACAACATTGGCTTTCGCTGCGCCGTCGGCTTCTGCGACGTCGCCAGCTATCAGACGCCCGAACAGGAGGCCGCCGCATGAGAGCGACCGGACAACTCGAACTCGATTCCTACCGCCTGGCCCAATACACCGTTTCGTGCCCCTGCTACATCTGCGGCGGTGGCAACAACTTCGACGCCGATCTCTGCCGCCATTGCTACGCGCCGATGGCGCTTGTGCATCAGGCCAACTCGCAGAAGATCCATCCGCGCATGGTTGCCGCCATCGGTTCGTCGGGCGCAGGCAAAACGGTGTATCTTGGCATGCTCGCCGACATGCTTTCCAAAGGCCGCGATGATCTGCAGCTGCTCGCCCGCGGTGCATTCTCGATCGGCTTGCAAGAGCGGACGATGGCTGCGCTCGCGCGCTGCGAGTTCCCCGCGAAAACTCCTACCGAACCCGATCGCTGGAATTGGGTCCATTGCCAGATCCTCCGCAAAAAGTTGAAGCCGGTCGAACTCATCCTGCCGGATCTCGCCGGCGAAGCGCTGCTGGAAGAAATCGATCACCCGAACACTTTCCCAGTGATTCGCGCCTTCCTCGGCAAGTGCTCGGGCGTGCTCGTGCTCATCGATGCACTCCGCTGTCAGGCCGGCGAAGCCGATGAAGATTTTCGCGCGATGAAGCTGCTGAGTTATCTGTGCGAGCTACAGGCAGACAAGAAGACCGGCTGGGCGAGCAAAGCTGTGGCGCTCGTCTTCACCAAAGCCGATCAATGCGACAACTGCTTTGACGACCCCGCGCAGTTTGCGCGGCGGCACACGCCTGGCCTCTACCTGCAATGCCGCGAACGGCTGAAGAAGCATGCTTTCTTTGCCGCCGGCGTGGCCGGGGCGTGCGGCTATCGCCTGGAAGGGCGTGGCCGCATTCATGTGCCGCTGCGCATCGAACCGCGCGGCGTCGTCGAGCCGTTTCATTGGTTGCTCGACGAAGTGGTGAAATGAAAGTCGGCTTTCACCCCGTGAAAGCGCGCGTCTTCTGACGGAATGAACTCATGCCAAACCGAGTCGAACAAGCAATCTTCACCAGCATCCGCGGCAAGCGGATGGCCGGCTATCAACTGACCTCGCGCAGCGGCGGCATTGATGACGATGTTGCCCAACAGCTCAGCAACTGGGGCCCGGCCCACGACAGCCTGGAATCTCGTCTCGGCCGAAACAGTGTGAACGTCTTTCCCATCGACGAGCAGCAGCTCTGCATCAGCTATACGCAACTCGCCGGTGCGGAATACAGCGGCCGCGCGGGAGGGCGAGTTTACACGCACTGCTTCGTCATCGATCGCGATGCCCTGGCGCCGTTTCAGTTCAATCCGTTTCCAGTGCTCCGCGCCTTTCGCAGCGCCGGCCGAACGCAGCCGCGGCGCGATCCACCGCCGACGCTCGACTCGTTTGAACTCGTCGGCCGCTCGTCGAACGGTGCCTCAAACACGCGCGTTGCTGTCCACACGCTGCTGGCCGAAGACATCTGCGAGAAACTGATGTGGGCTCTCGCGGCTGGTCAGCCGGTTTATTTGGCCGGCGACGCCGCACTCGATACGGCCGTGGAAGCAGTATTGCAATTGCTCGACGACGATCGGGCCGAAGTTTCGTTCACGACCGGACTACGGATTTCGCCGCGGCGATCGTTTCAATTGCAAGCCGTTCCCAACGACGCGGTGCTTTTGCGACAACTCCAGCGCAACGAGCATGCGGTGGTCGTGCAGCTTCCCGTTCAGACCAGCTCGCCGACGCGCGATACCAACACGATCAGCGGAACCAGACTCTTTTAGTGCGTCTTCGCCGTCTCGCGGCTTGTTGCGTGCTCCGCATCCGTCGGAACAGTCTTGCGTACGACCAGTTTCTCCGCGAACAAGACTTTCTCACCCTCGAGGCCCGTGTAAAGTAGCCCCTCGGCATGCGCCACGTCACCGGGAGCGACCAGATCGAGAGTCTTACCTTGTACGGAAACGCGCGCCTGCTCGGGGAGCAAGAATGTCAACTGGCGCATCTTGCCGGTTCCGACGTTGACGACAAATTGCAGGTGCTGATGCCGGATGACTTTGCCGAGAATCGTTTGATCGCGCTCAGGTTCGACGGCGATCGGCTCGAGGTCGGGAGTCAGAGAAATGATTTCGAGCGATTCGATGGGCTTGGCCCCCTTCGCTGATT is drawn from Anatilimnocola floriformis and contains these coding sequences:
- a CDS encoding formylglycine-generating enzyme family protein, coding for MNSVMNTTWLTSFPTWAWDQVSRFRAKDPPAQQPLSIESIIASAEQSGEPETDLVLQMISQGRYSLLLRPQIATNLRTDQLHSAEEALDATMSCVPAGPVIMRPRRFEDLDELELARSERIVDVDGYFLDRYPVTNEQYLKFVQDGGYEQMNLWDATIWPAVLGFTDSSGLSGPRYWKHGRPTDPKLPHPVVGICWYEAAAYARWAGKRLASDPEWVKAGAWPIVADNASPQQRRYPWGDALDRKLAHVWGSGADDTTSTRAHAGGASVGGVNDLCGNVWEWTSTSFGVWDLANLKIETATPMRSIRGGAFDTYFDSQCHLHFQSGESPLARKHNIGFRCAVGFCDVASYQTPEQEAAA
- a CDS encoding TRAFAC clade GTPase domain-containing protein translates to MRATGQLELDSYRLAQYTVSCPCYICGGGNNFDADLCRHCYAPMALVHQANSQKIHPRMVAAIGSSGAGKTVYLGMLADMLSKGRDDLQLLARGAFSIGLQERTMAALARCEFPAKTPTEPDRWNWVHCQILRKKLKPVELILPDLAGEALLEEIDHPNTFPVIRAFLGKCSGVLVLIDALRCQAGEADEDFRAMKLLSYLCELQADKKTGWASKAVALVFTKADQCDNCFDDPAQFARRHTPGLYLQCRERLKKHAFFAAGVAGACGYRLEGRGRIHVPLRIEPRGVVEPFHWLLDEVVK
- a CDS encoding GAP1-N2 domain-containing protein encodes the protein MPNRVEQAIFTSIRGKRMAGYQLTSRSGGIDDDVAQQLSNWGPAHDSLESRLGRNSVNVFPIDEQQLCISYTQLAGAEYSGRAGGRVYTHCFVIDRDALAPFQFNPFPVLRAFRSAGRTQPRRDPPPTLDSFELVGRSSNGASNTRVAVHTLLAEDICEKLMWALAAGQPVYLAGDAALDTAVEAVLQLLDDDRAEVSFTTGLRISPRRSFQLQAVPNDAVLLRQLQRNEHAVVVQLPVQTSSPTRDTNTISGTRLF